The proteins below come from a single Peromyscus maniculatus bairdii isolate BWxNUB_F1_BW_parent chromosome 13, HU_Pman_BW_mat_3.1, whole genome shotgun sequence genomic window:
- the LOC102920409 gene encoding olfactory receptor 9S13-like, producing MATPVHRNASLSIVSVQGVVLVGFGGGAETQALLFALILALYMVTILGNLTMIVVITLDAHLHSPMYFFLKNLSFVDLCYSSVIAPKAMANILSSSKVISFEGCATQLFFFSLLATTEAFLLSVMAYDRFMAICSPLRYPVTMCPKTCARLVLGAYCGGCLNSVVQTSLTFQLPFCSSNRIDYFYCDVPPLLQLACGSTALNELLLFSFCGFIIFSTTLVILISYGYITVTILRMHSGSRRHKVFSTCGSHMMAVSLFYGTAFVIYAQPGAVASMAQGKVISVFYTLVIPMLNPLIYSLRNKDVKDALQRLRQRHSLVQKGGK from the coding sequence ATGGCCACACCAGTCCACAGGAATGCAAGTCTCTCCATAGTGTCCGTGCAGGGGGTTGTTCTGGTAGGTTTTGGGGGAGGTGCAGAGACCCAGGCCCTACTTTTTGCTCTCATTCTGGCTCTATATATGGTGACCATCCTTGGCAACCTCACCATGATCGTGGTCATCACCCTGGATGCCCACCTGCActcccccatgtacttcttcctcaagAACCTGTCCTTTGTCGACCTCTGCTACTCCTCTGTCATTGCCCCCAAAGCCATGGCCAACATCTTATCCTCTTCCAAAGTCATCAGCTTTGAGGGATGTGCCACAcagctcttctttttttccttgttagCTACCACTGAGGCGTTCCTCTTATctgtgatggcctatgaccgtTTCATGGCCATCTGCAGTCCCCTGAGATACCCTGTGACTATGTGTCCTAAGACTTGTGCCCGTCTGGTTCTGGGTGCCTACTGTGGAGGCTGCCTCAACTCCGTTGTCCAGACCAGCCTCACATTCCAGCTGCCCTTCTGCAGTTCCAACCGCATCGACTACTTCTACTGTGATGTGCCCCCACTGCTGCAGCTGGCCTGTGGCAGCACAGCGCTCAATGAGCTCCTTCTCTTTAGCTTCTGCGGATTCATAATTTTTAGCACCACATTAGTCATCCTCATCTCCTATGGCTACATCACTGTGACCATCCTCAGGATGCACTCAGGATCAAGGAGGCACAAGGTCTTCTCCACCTGTGGCTCTCATATGATGGCTGTGTCCTTGTTTTATGGAACTGCGTTTGTCATCTATGCACAGCCAGGAGCAGTGGCATCCATGGCACAGGGCAAGGTGATATCTGTCTTCTACACCCTGGTCATCCCCATGCTCAACCCCCTCATCTACAGTCTGCGCAACAAGGATGTGAAGGACGCCctgcagaggctgagacagagacacagccTTGTGCAGAAAGGAGGCAAGTAG